A region of Armatimonadota bacterium DNA encodes the following proteins:
- the metG gene encoding methionine--tRNA ligase: MPERFYITTAIDYVNASPHIGHAYEKILADVLARYHRLMGEEVYFLTGTDEHGQKIATAAAEAGRAVQEFVDENAAQFRALCAALNLSNDDFIRTTDRARHWPAVHELWRRVAARGDLYRKHYRALYCVQCEAFVTLSELEDGRCPRHLIEPQVIEEENYFFRLSRYRAELRRLFVERPDFVLPPSRAAEVQNLIESLEDISVSRPVEKLRWGIPVPDDPGHVIYVWFDALTNYLSAIGFARDEEHFRMWWPAHHLIGKDINRFHSLLWPAMLLSAGVEPPRQVLVHGFLTVEGQKISKTLGNVIDPLAVARDLAAQSGAEVDVCVDALRYFLLREIPFGEDGDFSRAQLVHRFNADLANDYGNLLNRTLPLVERYCEGAVPEAGPEEGTDAVLRQTAQGLVDTVLAHVRRYDFPRVLGAIWQLLGAANRYLDQEAPWTLYRAGRRERVAAVLRNALEALRVATVLLEPVMPSATLKVWSQLGYPEFEQRAREIRARGEPYRGTGLRLEDARNWWWLRPGTRVRLGPPVFPRIEVRLQTPAPSEEPRMAEVVSIEEFRKLDLRVAKVLEAERVPGTDKLIRAKVDLGGEVRTIVTGLLPHYTPEDLVGKTIVVVANLEPRRVRGVDSQGMLLAAEWKGQLALVTLDRDVPPGARVT; this comes from the coding sequence ATGCCGGAACGGTTCTACATCACCACCGCCATTGACTATGTCAACGCGAGCCCGCACATCGGACACGCGTACGAGAAGATCCTGGCGGATGTGCTCGCCCGCTACCATCGGCTCATGGGCGAGGAGGTCTACTTCCTGACGGGAACGGACGAGCACGGCCAGAAGATCGCCACCGCGGCCGCGGAGGCGGGGAGGGCCGTGCAGGAGTTCGTGGATGAGAACGCGGCCCAGTTCCGGGCCCTCTGTGCGGCCCTCAACCTCTCCAACGACGACTTCATCCGCACCACGGACCGCGCGCGCCACTGGCCCGCGGTCCACGAGCTCTGGCGCCGGGTGGCCGCCCGGGGAGATCTCTACAGGAAGCACTACCGGGCCCTGTACTGTGTGCAGTGCGAGGCCTTCGTGACCCTGAGCGAGCTGGAAGATGGCCGTTGTCCCCGGCACCTCATCGAGCCACAGGTGATCGAGGAGGAGAACTACTTCTTCCGGCTCTCCCGTTACCGGGCGGAGCTGCGCCGCCTGTTTGTGGAGCGGCCGGACTTCGTCCTCCCTCCTTCCCGGGCCGCGGAGGTGCAGAACCTCATCGAAAGCTTGGAGGACATCTCCGTCTCCCGGCCCGTGGAGAAGCTGCGGTGGGGGATTCCCGTGCCGGATGATCCCGGTCATGTGATCTACGTGTGGTTCGATGCCCTCACGAACTACCTGAGCGCCATCGGGTTCGCCCGGGACGAAGAGCACTTTCGGATGTGGTGGCCCGCCCACCACCTCATCGGCAAGGACATCAACCGGTTCCACTCCCTCCTGTGGCCCGCCATGCTGCTCAGTGCAGGCGTGGAACCGCCGCGGCAGGTTCTGGTGCATGGGTTCCTCACCGTGGAGGGGCAAAAGATCAGCAAGACCTTAGGCAACGTCATCGACCCCCTGGCGGTGGCCCGCGATCTGGCGGCCCAGAGCGGGGCAGAGGTGGACGTGTGCGTGGATGCGCTGCGCTACTTCCTCCTCCGGGAGATCCCCTTCGGGGAGGACGGGGACTTCAGCCGCGCGCAGCTGGTGCACCGGTTCAACGCGGATCTCGCGAACGACTACGGGAACCTCCTCAACCGTACCCTGCCTCTCGTGGAACGCTACTGCGAGGGGGCGGTGCCGGAAGCCGGGCCGGAGGAGGGAACGGACGCGGTCCTGCGGCAGACCGCGCAGGGCCTGGTGGATACCGTCCTCGCGCACGTACGTCGATACGATTTCCCGCGGGTCCTGGGTGCGATCTGGCAGCTGTTGGGCGCCGCCAACCGGTACCTGGACCAGGAGGCACCCTGGACCTTGTACCGGGCAGGCCGGAGAGAGCGGGTGGCCGCGGTTCTGCGGAACGCCCTGGAGGCCCTGCGGGTGGCCACCGTACTCCTGGAGCCCGTCATGCCCTCCGCCACCCTGAAGGTGTGGTCGCAGCTGGGGTATCCCGAGTTCGAGCAGCGGGCCCGGGAGATCCGGGCGCGGGGAGAGCCGTATCGGGGAACCGGGTTGCGCCTGGAGGATGCCCGGAATTGGTGGTGGCTGCGGCCCGGCACCCGGGTACGGCTAGGCCCTCCCGTCTTTCCCCGCATCGAGGTCCGTCTCCAGACTCCTGCCCCCTCGGAGGAACCGAGGATGGCGGAGGTGGTTTCCATCGAGGAGTTCCGGAAGCTGGACCTGCGGGTGGCCAAAGTGTTGGAGGCTGAGCGGGTACCCGGCACGGACAAGCTGATCCGGGCCAAGGTGGACCTGGGGGGGGAAGTCCGCACCATCGTTACGGGGCTGCTGCCGCACTACACGCCCGAGGACCTGGTGGGGAAGACCATCGTGGTGGTGGCGAACCTGGAGCCGCGCCGGGTGCGGGGCGTGGACTCGCAGGGAATGTTGCTCGCCGCGGAGTGGAAAGGGCAGCTTGCGTTGGTGACCCTTGACCGGGACGTTCCACCAGGAGCCCGGGTGACGTGA
- a CDS encoding TatD family hydrolase, translating to MIDAHLHLDDPRFDPDRDAVVERAIEAGVRALITMGVDLESSRRAVALSERYPVVYAAVGIHPNHAHRAMPEDFDAIRELAHHPRVVAIGECGLDYYRDWCPREVQQENLRRHVRLANALAKPLVIHNREAHADVLRILEEEGAVRVVMHMFTGPVGHAQECARRGYWMGVGGVATYPNAHGVRESVRHIPDERLLVETDAPYLTPHPDRGRRNEPAYLPRIVEALAAIRGQRTGVLASLVDHNARVCFDL from the coding sequence GTGATCGACGCCCACCTCCACCTGGACGATCCCCGGTTCGATCCGGATCGGGATGCGGTGGTGGAGCGGGCGATCGAGGCCGGGGTGCGGGCTCTGATCACCATGGGAGTGGATCTGGAGAGCAGCCGCCGGGCCGTGGCCCTCTCGGAGCGTTACCCCGTGGTATACGCGGCGGTGGGAATCCACCCCAACCACGCGCATCGTGCCATGCCCGAGGATTTCGATGCCATCAGGGAGCTGGCGCACCATCCCCGGGTGGTGGCCATCGGCGAGTGCGGCCTCGACTACTACCGGGATTGGTGTCCCCGGGAGGTTCAGCAGGAGAACTTGCGCCGCCACGTGCGTTTGGCAAACGCACTCGCAAAACCCCTGGTGATCCACAACCGCGAGGCCCACGCGGACGTGCTGCGCATCCTGGAGGAGGAAGGCGCGGTGCGGGTGGTGATGCACATGTTCACGGGGCCCGTAGGGCACGCTCAGGAGTGCGCCCGGAGAGGATACTGGATGGGGGTGGGTGGGGTGGCCACGTATCCGAACGCCCACGGAGTCCGGGAGTCGGTGCGCCACATTCCCGACGAGCGGCTTCTGGTGGAGACGGATGCTCCTTACCTCACCCCGCACCCGGATCGCGGCAGGCGCAACGAGCCCGCCTACCTCCCCCGCATCGTGGAAGCCCTCGCGGCGATCCGAGGACAGAGAACGGGAGTGCTGGCATCCCTCGTAGACCACAACGCACGGGTATGCTTCGACCTGTAG